One genomic window of Cannabis sativa cultivar Pink pepper isolate KNU-18-1 chromosome 2, ASM2916894v1, whole genome shotgun sequence includes the following:
- the LOC115719128 gene encoding putative disease resistance protein RGA3, which translates to MAEAVLTVVLENLSSLIQKQIGSVLGVEKEMEKMCSILSTISAVIEDTEERQSTNLPIKNWLQKLEDVSSELEDVLDDCEVEAFRLEESFAQDHSWIRKVQSSLSCLSPKHLYFLHVIARKMREIGDRLDHIGNERMNFHLREIDVGERRNQIRESRQTSSVITQPHVYGRDEDKERVVGFLLNDAINCNDTSVFCIVGLGGIGKTTLAQWVFNDERISIHFELKMWVCVSEDFDLRRLIKAIIESGTGSACEALEMDPLQKRLQGMLQRKRFLIVLDDVWNEDHEKWDKLKYILECGSKGASLVVTTRLKKVASIMGTTPMQELSSLSEEDCWSLFKQRAFGNHREERPNLVEIGKEIVKKCKGVPLAAKALGGLMYFKSDEEEWFSVMRSELWNLPEEEASILPALKLSYLHLPVEQRRCFSYCATFPKDHEIEKTRLIHLWMANGLISSKPELNLEVENVGNEMINDLCWRSFFQEGKDQYDGSIRHVKMHDLFHDLAQSIMGEKCHNVLVNDDTHTTVNLSKRVRHLICMFDGSGPFSNIPSTESLRTFMTVSNGSFSCDNDWKFRSLRAFSNNGLLFKLSMSSRAISSLVSNLKHVRYLNLSSSSIEVLPDSICLLHHLLTLDLSHCYDLCKLPKHMIRLKGLRHLYINYCHKLSHLPQNIGKLSCLKTLTNFIVDKRKGCQLNELKDLNIGGDLDISNLENVIMTPIEARFANLSAKRNLKGLRLSWNNNENISEENAKDVLEALTPPTSLKWLEIDTYKGVHFPSWFCNDILGSVVRITLTDCHNCLELPRFGKLTSLQQLTISHFGKIQDLPTDFLFGLNALQDLEISSCRELKCLPERMFRDCPLQSIIIYDCKKLRSLSESFKNLTMLNSLQLHNCPAIEEGFPSGLNHLISLQLLIIRGSYDAPQSLAILPEGLQHLSSLEYLELSFLRELALLPDWLGNLTTLKEFKIKGCPDLECIPMSMQRLTNLMKLFIVKCPKLEQKCEKEVGEDWYKILHIPDVRVVR; encoded by the coding sequence ATGGCTGAAGCTGTTCTCACTGTTGTGCTTGAGAATCTGAGCTCACTCATCCAAAAGCAAATTGGATCTGTTTTGGGTGTCGAGAAAGAGATGGAGAAGATGTGTAGCATCCTCTCAACCATTTCTGCTGTCATTGAAGATACTGAAGAGAGACAATCAACAAATCTTCCTATCAAGAATTGGCTGCAAAAATTGGAAGATGTTTCTTCTGAGTTGGAGGATGTTTTAGATGATTGTGAAGTAGAGGCCTTTCGATTGGAGGAGAGTTTTGCACAAGACCATTCATGGATTCGTAAGGTACAATCTTCTTTATCTTGTTTGAGTCCTAAGCATCTTTACTTTCTTCACGTTATTGCTAGAAAGATGAGAGAGATTGGGGATAGATTGGATCATATTGGAAATGAGCGAATGAATTTTCACTTGCGGGAGATTGATGTTGGGGAGAGACGAAATCAGATTAGAGAAAGTCGTCAGACTAGTTCTGTTATTACTCAACCACATGTGTATGGGAGAGACGAGGACAAGGAGAGAGTTGTTGGGTTTCTTCTTAATGATGCAATCAACTGCAATGATACTTCTGTTTTTTGTATTGTTGGTTTAGGGGGAATAGGAAAGACAACTCTTGCTCAATGGGTCTTCAATGATGAAAGAATCAGTATTCATTTTGAGTTGAAGATGTGGGTTTGTGTTTCTGAAGACTTTGATCTGCGTAGATTGATCAAAGCTATCATAGAATCTGGAACTGGAAGTGCTTGTGAAGCATTGGAGATGGATCCTCTGCAGAAACGACTTCAGGGCATGCTTCAAAGAAAGAGGTTCTTGATTGTTTTAGATGATGTTTGGAATGAAGATCATGAGAAATGGGACAAATTGAAATACATATTGGAATGTGGATCAAAAGGTGCTTCACTTGTTGTCACTACTCGTCTGAAAAAGGTTGCATCCATTATGGGAACAACACCAATGCAGGAATTGAGTAGTTTATCAGAAGAGGACTGTTGGTCATTATTCAAGCAACGTGCATTTGGTAACCATAGAGAAGAGCGACCTAATCTTGTGGAAATCGGAAAAGAGATAGTGAAGAAGTGTAAGGGAGTTCCATTAGCAGCAAAAGCTTTAGGAGGCTTAATGTATTTCAAAAGTGACGAGGAAGAGTGGTTTTCTGTCATGCGTAGTGAGCTTTGGAATTTACCAGAGGAAGAAGCTTCTATCTTGCCTGCTTTGAAATTAAGCTACCTTCATCTTCCAGTAGAGCAGAGACGATGCTTCTCTTATTGTGCTACGTTTCCAAAGGATCATGAAATAGAAAAGACACGATTAATTCATCTTTGGATGGCAAATGGGTTGATTTCTTCGAAGCCAGAACTCAATCTTGAGGTGGAAAACGTTGGAAATGAGATGATTAATGATTTATGTTGGAGATCATTTTTCCAAGAGGGGAAAGATCAGTATGATGGAAGCATCAGGCATGTCAAGatgcatgatttatttcatgatctaGCTCAATCTATAATGGGTGAAAAATGTCATAATGTGTTGGTTAATGATGATACTCACACTACTGTCAACTTGTCAAAAAGAGTTCGTCACTTGATCTGTATGTTTGATGGATCAGGTCCATTTTCGAACATACCAAGTACTGAATCCTTAAGGACATTCATGACAGTATCAAATGGTTCATTCTCTTGTGATAATGATTGGAAATTTCGCTCATTACGCGCTTTCAGTAACAATGGCCTTTTATTTAAGTTATCCATGTCAAGTAGAGCTATATCATCATTGGTCAGTAATTTGAAACATGTACGTTATTTGAATCTCTCAAGTAGTAGTATTGAAGTCCTCCCCGATTCCATTTGTTTGCTACACCATTTGTTGACTTTAGACCTAAGCCATTGCTATGATCTTTGTAAGCTACCCAAACATATGATTCGCCTGAAAGGTCTCCGCCATCTTTACATTAATTATTGTCACAAATTATCACACCTACCTCAAAATATTGGGAAGCTAAGTTGCTTAAAGACTTTGACAAATTTCATTGTTGATAAGAGAAAAGGTTGTCAATTGAATGAATTGAAAGACCTTAACATAGGAGGTGATCTTGACATCAGCAACTTAGAAAATGTGATCATGACTCCAATTGAAGCTAGATTTGCTAATCTATCAGCCAAAAGAAACCTTAAAGGATTGCGTTTGTCTTGGAACAACAATGAAAACATATCTGAAGAGAATGCAAAAGACGTACTCGAAGCTCTTACTCCTCCCACGAGTTTGAAATGGTTAGAAATTGACACTTACAAGGGTGTCCATTTCCCATCTTGGTTCTGTAATGACATTCTTGGAAGTGTTGTTCGCATCACTTTAACTGATTGCCATAACTGCCTAGAACTTCCCCGTTTTGGCAAACTAACATCTCTTCAACAACTTACAATTTCTCATTTTGGAAAGATTCAAGACTTGCCTACTGATTTCCTCTTTGGCCTTAATGCGCTACAGGATTTAGAAATCAGTAGTTGTCGCGAACTCAAGTGCCTACCAGAGAGAATGTTTCGAGATTGTCCattgcagagtattatcatATATGATTGTAAAAAGTTAAGATCACTATCTGAAAGTTTTAAGAATCTTACTATGCTTAACTCTCTACAACTTCATAATTGTCCAGCGATTGAAGAAGGCTTTCCAAGTGGTCTTAACCATCTCATATCTCTCCAACTTCTAATTATAAGAGGGAGCTATGATGCTCCTCAAAGCTTGGCTATTCTGCCAGAGGGGTTGCAGCACCTCTCCTCACTTGAATATTTGGAATTATCTTTTCTTAGGGAGCTTGCATTGTTGCCTGATTGGCTTGGAAATCTTACTACCCTTAAAGAGTTCAAGATCAAAGGTTGTCCGGATTTGGAATGTATTCCTATGAGCATGCAAAGGCTGACCAACCTAATGAAATTGTTTATTGTGAAGTGCCCAAAACTGGAGCAGAAATGTGAGAAGGAAGTAGGGGAGGATTGGTACAAGATATTGCATATTCCAGATGTGAGAGTAGTGAGATAA
- the LOC115719364 gene encoding putative disease resistance protein RGA3, with amino-acid sequence MAEAVLTVVLENLSLLIQKQVGSILGVEKEMEKMCSMLSTISAVIEDAEERQSTNRAIKNWLQKLEDVSSELEDVLDDCEAEAFRMDQSHLQYDHHKWIRKVQSSLSCLSPKHLYFRHNIAKKIKEIEDRLDQIANERVHFHLREVDVGERRNQIRESRQTGSVITQPHVYGREEDKERVVGFLVNDAINCSDTSVYCIVGLGGMGKTTLAQWVFNDERLNEHFELKIWVCVFEDFDVRKLIKAIIESGNGRPCEAMEMDPLQRQLQNMLQRKRFLIVLDDVWNEDHEEWDKLKYVLECGSKGASVVVTTRSKKVAFIMGTTPTHHYLTGLSDDDCWLLFKQRAFGNHREERPNLVNIGKEIVKKCKGVPLAAKALGGLMCFKSGEEEVWLSVMRSELWNLPEDKASILPALKLSYLHLPVEQRRCFSYCAIFPKDHKIIKTMLIHLWMANGLISSKPELELEVEDVGNEMINDLCWRSFLDEGTVMGFDGSIYYFKMHDLFHDLAQSIMGDKCRSVEVNDDTHTINLSERVRHLTCTFSGLGSFSNIPSTKSLRTIMTLSNDSTACDNYWNFCSLRAFDRSYVVIHKASISSLVSNLKHVRYLNLSHISIEVLPDSICLLHHLLTLNLSFCYELRKLPKHMIRLKGLRHLYIIFCDKLSHLPPNIGKLSCLKTLTNFIVDKKKGCQLDELKDLNIGGVLHIRNLENVIMNPIEARFANLSAKRSLEGLYLCWNNNEEESEENAKEVLEALAPPASLKWLEIHYYKGAHFSSWFRDDILGSVVRITLSYCHNCRELLHFGKLTSLRYLEVSRMKLVQFIHSHGDLRSSFGCLESLEIVNLPNLEGFSRHEVGNEMFPCLSSLEVTICPKLSLPKLGSVKSLRVDDGRQVLLESISNLYGLTQLHMEHCHLTSLPQNMLHNLNSLQFLEIRSCPELTCLPEGMFRDCSLQRICIADCEKLRSLSESFQNLTMLNHLELDNCPAIEEGFPSGPNQLISLQHLYIGGSYDASQRLPVLPESLQHLSSLEHLKISMFSELASLPDWLGNLTTLKELNIICCPDMECIPMSMQRLTNLKTLYIHKCPKLEQRCEKEVGEDWHNISHIPDVRVLR; translated from the coding sequence ATGGCTGAAGCTGTTCTCACTGTTGTGCTTGAGAATCTGAGCTTGCTGATCCAAAAGCAAGTTGGATCTATTTTGGGTGTGGAGAAAGAGATGGAGAAGATGTGTAGCATGCTCTCAACCATTTCTGCTGTCATTGAAGATGCTGAGGAGAGACAATCAACTAATCGTGCTATCAAGAATTGGCTACAAAAGTTGGAAGATGTATCTTCTGAGTTGGAGGATGTTTTGGATGATTGCGAAGCAGAGGCCTTTCGAATGGATCAGAGTCATCTACAATATGATCACCATAAGTGGATTCGTAAGGTACAATCTTCTTTGTCTTGTTTGAGTCCTAAGCATCTTTACTTTCGTCACAATATTgctaaaaagataaaagagattGAGGATAGATTAGATCAGATTGCAAATGAGCGAGTTCATTTTCACTTGCGAGAGGTTGATGTTGGGGAGAGACGGAATCAAATTAGAGAAAGTCGTCAAACTGGTTCTGTTATTACTCAACCACATGTGTATGGGAGAGAAGAGGACAAGGAGAGAGTTGTTGGGTTCTTAGTTAATGATGCCATCAATTGCAGTGATACTTCTGTTTACTGTATTGTTGGTTTAGGAGGCATGGGAAAGACAACTCTTGCTCAATGGGTCTTCAATGATGAAAGGCTCAATGAGCATTTTGAGTTGAAGATATGGGTTTGTGTTTTTGAAGACTTTGATGTGCGTAAATTGATCAAAGCTATCATAGAATCTGGAAATGGGCGTCCTTGTGAAGCAATGGAAATGGATCCTTTGCAGAGACAACTTCAGAACATGCTTCAAAGAAAGAGATTCTTGATTGTTTTGGATGATGTGTGGAATGAAGATCATGAGGAATGGGACAAATTGAAATATGTATTGGAATGCGGATCAAAAGGTGCTTCGGTGGTTGTCACTACTCGTTCGAAAAAGGTTGCATTCATTATGGGAACAACACCAACTCATCACTACTTGACTGGTTTATCAGACGATGACTGTTGGTTATTATTCAAGCAACGTGCATTTGGTAACCACAGAGAAGAGCGACCTAACCTTGTGAATATCGGAAAAGAGATAGTGAAGAAGTGCAAGGGAGTTCCATTAGCAGCAAAAGCTTTAGGAGGCTTAATGTGTTTCAAAAGTGGAGAGGAGGAGGTGTGGCTTTCTGTTATGCGTAGTGAGCTTTGGAATTTACCGGAGGATAAAGCTTCCATCTTGCCTGCTTTGAAGTTAAGCTACCTTCATCTTCCAGTAGAGCAGAGACGATGTTTCTCTTATTGTGCTATATTTCCAAAGGATCACAAAATAATAAAGACAATGTTAATTCACCTTTGGATGGCAAATGGGTTGATTTCTTCGAAGCCAGAACTTGAACTTGAGGTGGAAGATGTTGGAAATGAGATGATTAATGATTTATGTTGGAGATCATTTCTTGATGAGGGCACAGTGATGGGTTTTGACGGAAGTATCTACTATTTCAAGatgcatgatttatttcatgatctaGCTCAATCTATAATGGGTGACAAATGTCGTAGTGTGGAGGTTAATGATGATACTCATACTATCAACTTGTCAGAAAGAGTTCGTCACTTGACATGCACGTTTAGTGGATTGGGGTCATTTTCTAACATACCAAGTACTAAATCCTTAAGGACAATCATGACATTATCAAATGATTCAACCGCTTGTGATAATTATTGGAATTTTTGCTCATTACGAGCGTTTGATAGGAGCTATGTTGTTATTCATAAAGCGTCTATATCATCATTGGTCAGTAATTTGAAACATGTACGCTATTTGAATCTCTCACatattagtattgaagtcctccCTGATTCTATTTGCTTGCTACACCATTTGTTGACTTTAAACCTAAGCTTTTGTTATGAACTTCGTAAGCTACCCAAACACATGATTCGCTTGAAAGGTCTGCGCCATctttacataattttttgtgACAAATTATCACACCTACCACCAAACATTGGGAAGCTAAGTTGCTTAAAGACTTTGACAAATTTCATTGTGGATAAAAAAAAAGGTTGTCAATTGGATGAATTGAAAGACCTGAACATAGGAGGTGTTCTACACATCAGGAACCTAGAAAATGTGATCATGAATCCAATTGAAGCTAGATTTGCTAATCTATCAGCCAAAAGAAGTCTAGAAGGACTGTATTTATGTTGGAATAACAATGAAGAGGAATCTGAAGAGAATGCAAAAGAGGTACTCGAAGCTCTTGCTCCTCCCGCGAGTTTGAAATGGTTGGAAATTCACTATTACAAAGGTGCTCACTTCTCGTCTTGGTTCCGTGATGACATCCTTGGAAGTGTTGTTCGCATCACTTTATCTTATTGCCATAACTGTAGAGAACTTCTGCATTTTGGTAAACTAACATCTCTTCGATATCTtgaagtatcaagaatgaagtTAGTGCAGTTTATTCACAGTCATGGAGACTTAAGAAGTAGCTTTGGATGTTTAGAAAGTCTTGAGATTGTGAATTTACCAAATTTGGAAGGATTTTCAAGGCATGAAGTTGGAAATGAAATGTTCCCATGTTTGTCTTCCTTGGAAGTGACTATATGCCCGAAATTGAGCTTACCTAAACTAGGATCTGTTAAATCTCTGAGGGTGGATGATGGGAGACAAGTGTTACTAGAATCCATCTCTAATCTCTATGGTCTTACTCAGCTTCACATGGAGCATTGTCATTTGACTTCCCTTCCCCAAAATATGCTACACAACCTTAATTCGCTACAGTTTCTAGAAATCAGAAGTTGTCCTGAACTCACGTGCCTACCAGAGGGAATGTTTCGAGATTGTTCGTTGCAGAGAATTTGCATCGCTGATTGTGAAAAGTTAAGATCACTATCTGAAAGTTTTCAGAATCTTACTATGCTTAACCATCTAGAACTTGATAATTGTCCAGCAATTGAAGAAGGCTTTCCAAGTGGTCCTAATCAACTCATATCTCTCCAACATCTATATATAGGAGGCTCCTATGATGCTTCTCAAAGGTTGCCTGTTCTGCCCGAAAGCTTGCAGCACCTCTCCTCACTTGAACATTTGAAAATATCCATGTTCTCGGAGCTTGCATCGTTGCCTGATTGGCTTGGAAATCTTACAACTCTTAAAGAGTTAAACATCATATGTTGTCCGGATATGGAATGTATTCCTATGAGCATGCAAAGGCTGACCAACCTAAAGACATTGTATATTCATAAGTGCCCAAAACTAGAGCAGAGATGTGAAAAGGAAGTAGGGGAGGATTGGCACAACATATCTCATATTCCAGATGTGAGAGTACTGAGATGA